The sequence ATCGTCCGTCAGGCGGACGTCGGCGGGCCGTCCAGCGTCGCGGGGAGAACCATTTTCCCCGCGCGCCATGTCAGCCCTTCTGGCCGATGCGGCTCTCGGTGCCGCCGAGCAGCCGCCGGATGTTGGTGCTGTGCTTGAGGATCAGGATCACCGCCAGGACCGCGAACAGCGCACCCTTCGGGATGTCGCCGGTCGCCAGCAGCACGATCGGTACGAGCACGCTCGCCACCAGCGCCGCGAGCGAGGAATAGCGCGCGATATAGGCGACCGCGATCCAGACCGCCGCGAACAGCAGCGCCATCGGCCAGGCGAGGCCGATCAGCACGCCGAGATAGGTCGCGACGCCCTTGCCGCCCTTGAAGCGCAGCCAGACGGAGAAGATGTGGCCGAGAAAGGCGCCAAGTCCCGCCAGGATCGCCGCTTCCGGCCCCCAGAAATGGCCGGCCAGCAGCACGGCGACGGTGCCCTTCAGCGCATCGCCGATCAGCGTC is a genomic window of Kaistia defluvii containing:
- the plsY gene encoding glycerol-3-phosphate 1-O-acyltransferase PlsY, whose translation is MPQPVGWDLSASLAVAALVLGYLLGSIPFGLILTRFAGLGDIRSIGSGNIGATNVLRTGNKKLAAATLIGDALKGTVAVLLAGHFWGPEAAILAGLGAFLGHIFSVWLRFKGGKGVATYLGVLIGLAWPMALLFAAVWIAVAYIARYSSLAALVASVLVPIVLLATGDIPKGALFAVLAVILILKHSTNIRRLLGGTESRIGQKG